The proteins below come from a single Haliaeetus albicilla chromosome 22, bHalAlb1.1, whole genome shotgun sequence genomic window:
- the DCUN1D3 gene encoding DCN1-like protein 3 has protein sequence MGQCVTKCKNPSSTLGSKNGERESGSKSHSKRSAVHKDDHGSACGKSSGDILVNGTKKTDAAVESSQPPTFSGDTKKDCVSSAEESSLQRIGELFRRYKDEREDAILEEGMERFCNDLCVDPTEFKVLVLAWKFQAATMCKFTRKEFFEGCKAINADSIDGICARFPSLLNEAKQEDKFKDLYRFTFQFGLDSEEGQRSLHREIAIALWKLVFTQNKPPILDQWLHFLIENPSGIKGISRDTWNMFLNFTQVIGPDLSNYSEDEAWPSLFDTFVEWEMERRKKEEETKCITSSDTEGLCVEEQT, from the exons ATGGGCCAGTGTGTCACGAAGTGCAAGAATCCTTCTTCTACCCTTGGCAGCAAAAATGGGGAAAGGGAATCTGGCAGCAAGTCTCATAGTAAGAGAAGTGCAGTCCACAAAGACGACCATGGTTCAGCTTGCGGGAAATCTTCAGGAGATATACTTGTGAATGGGACAAAGAAAACGGACGCTGCTGTAGAGTCTAGTCAGCCTCCGACGTTTTCTGGAGATACAAAGAAAGACTGTGTTTCCAGCGCAGAAGAATCTTCGCTCCAAAGGATCGGGGAGTTATTTAGGAGGTATAAGGATGAACGGGAAGATGCCATACTGGAAGAAGGAATGGAACGATTTTGCAATGACCTCTGTGTTGATCCCACTGAATTTAAAGTGCTAGTTTTGGCTTGGAAATTCCAGGCTGCTACCATGTGCAAATTTACAAG GAAGGAGTTTTTTGAAGGCTGCAAAGCAATAAACGCAGACAGCATTGACGGTATTTGTGCAAGGTTCCCCAGCCTCTTAAATGAAGCCAAGCAGGAAGATAAATTCAAGGATCTCTATCGTTTCACCTTCCAGTTCGGCCTGGACTCTGAAGAAGGACAGAGGTCGCTACATCGGGAAATAGCCATTGCCCTTTGGAAATTAGTCTTCACCCAAAACAAGCCCCCCATTTTGGACCAGTGGTTACACTTCCTAATCGAGAACCCCTCAGGAATCAAGGGAATCTCCCGGGACACATGGAACATGTTTCTAAATTTTACTCAGGTGATTGGACCGGACCTTAGCAACTACAGCGAGGACGAGGCCTGGCCGAGTCTCTTCGATACCTTTGTGGAGTGGGAAATGGAGcgaaggaaaaaggaagaggaaaccAAATGTATTACGTCTTCGGACACAGAGGGCCTGTGTGTGGAGGAACAGACTTAG